One window of the Vanessa atalanta chromosome 22, ilVanAtal1.2, whole genome shotgun sequence genome contains the following:
- the LOC125072566 gene encoding uncharacterized protein LOC125072566 isoform X3: protein MNSKKGKTKNRPKPSKTSQNVDLVDTKDAEISSKADESEKCESLKKEEITLPELNIDAAPEVIEQPVVPASEAPKKPKRSKAKKKQDTCIEPIAHDNLNTNAAEDDKKGNIVQTELQESVDVVPVARKKKTKSKKILDQPKANVEPQASECEVKIVEEKNTDINFDISHKENQDTEAPKTSELLQKETIVSKKKKKKKHRHDSEKSDLNDPCTLAFQKLLESSEDVNEENESEKVSVDTINLTQENISAIPVLITDSNQTRDLQENVKDDASKSKKKNKKGKKQPPETESQIKKECKHEPEEDVANVTTDKNITTENIELDTSAMDLNLKPKAKIVKPVQKKRKAKSESQDENIPESIEIDSEIKINEPKMVSEDKIPDKSIQESEVTNISISLIDDTKDIENKALSEITDKIDSTGENLSTEVFSSLEALSKNEEENLVSEKSFELPKIKEIPQEKDIIKSDSEKGSDNSGFVKVKTGKQKKKRQQNVDTVPEIIESVGPSTVKGSEINVLEHETSTSKDQKETYFEKHCDFVENSPKQDELETLSIATPDLIQYPRSTSQQHFDDNNNDTIIEEISTTDEFKLGIPIYTATPIIQGSGESPEAKTITEPIDVKVTEVTSPTISTSNDKNDIKSRIIEVNNDMEELRRSIERSLAELTGAEICTTEVDKEFEELFQNQMEDSQRTKRPEDKLESLQAEQLKSDETIMKSQKESVDTEIVRVSKLNTIIEIKSEQADATINQPISTEDSTEKPDMESDATSTVPICPARSKGKSKSKKKGKKETLSTSSNNSTTQQSDTTKKDTPKTSKSNNSDKSDQKPESSKEKGKQQSVNPTGDSDPNLKHLKLDLSFEPIENFEDALTSSADDVNKTFEIIVNEATESLRQNNPQINIIAPKEDTEEKNKEKKRKQNPASQPKNLLGKPNIPASSNKTDYKKEKNKPPNSIQAKVKIKDSVEIEKFNKDLKESHIDGKNKLNKQSNGPDTYSYLSNTNEDFIYKYSFRKVFLQSSCHVCKKALIHRFPCKFCSLVFYCSQKHHDEDWARHQFLCFAVSTIAHLKEQKHIYADAQNITGQDYRVLRMQMILSCEKILKRKLVPWEQEALLYPRLCADTSCRQWKQTKLKDCEGCGQISYCADHPDHLPLSHQRWCKSYALYQKLVNYQQTKGRLEPKLPTKVMEHYRIPEKMNEVLGAMYEEKIDMDEIQYAALTQLASAPLTAAYGYQIYSTKMNSTCANGVLKKTTFTIHAVGTDLQFEADALNKWEIFFLHLRPDVQDLRVVLVGPDLNPSELPLELLGKIKLCENCRANKRRVMFHFHDKETYHEYYSGDDFITPDCAPSTQTYKDRLCTILKIPGLQQLTAFCSKRCLSS from the exons ATGAATAGTAAGAAAGGTAAAACTAAAAACCGACCGAAACCATCAAAAACTTCACAAAACGTAGACTTAGTAGATACAAAAGATGCTGAGATTTCTAGCAAAGCTGATGAATCTGAAAAGTGTGAAAGTCTTAAAAAAGAAGAGATTACTTTACCGGAGCTTAATATTGATGCTGCACCTGAAGTCATAGAGCAGCCCGTCGTGCCGGCTAGTGAAGCTCCCAAAAAGCCAAAACGAAGCAAAGCTAAAAAGAAACAAGACACGTGTATCGAACCGATAGCACatgacaatttaaatacaaatgctgcagaagatgataaaaaaggaaatattgtCCAAACTGAATTGCAAGAATCTGTTGATGTTGTACCGGTCGCtcgtaaaaagaaaacaaaaagtaagaaaatattGGACCAACCAAAAGCTAATGTAGAACCACAAGCTTCAGAATGCGAGGTTAAAATAGTGgaagaaaaaaatacagacattAATTTTGACATATCTCATAAAGAAAATCAGGATACGGAAGCACCTAAAACTTCCGaattattacaaaaagaaaCAATCGTTtctaagaaaaagaaaaaaaagaaacatcgcCATGATTCAGAAAAATCTGATTTAAATGACCCTTGTACTCTAgcttttcaaaaattattagaATCATCAGAAGACGTTAATGAAGAAAATGAAAGTGAAAAGGTATCAGTGGACACTATCAATCTTACACAGGAAAATATAAGCGCAATTCCAGTACTTATTACGGATTCAAACCAAACTAGAGATTTACAAGAAAATGTAAAGGATGACGCATCGAAaagcaagaaaaaaaataaaaaaggtaaaaaacaGCCACCCGAAACAGAGTCACAAATCAAAAAAGAATGTAAACATGAACCAGAAGAGGATGTCGCAAATGTTacaacagataaaaatattactacagaaaatattgaattagaCACATCAGCAATGGACCTTAACTTGAAACCGAAAGCAAAAATTGTCAAGCCTGTTCAAAAGAAACGTAAAGCAAAATCAGAATCTCAAGATGAAAATATCCCAGAATCAATAGAAATTGATTCAGAAATTAAAATCAACGAACCTAAAATGGTATCTGAAGATAAAATCCCCGATAAGAGTATTCAAGAAAGTGAGGTTACGAATATATCCATAAGTTTGATAGACGATACGAAGGATATTGAAAATAAAGCGTTGTCGGAAATTACTGATAAAATTGATAGTACGGGTGAAAATCTTTCCACTGAAGTATTTTCATCATTAGAGGCATTAAGTAAAAATGAAGAAGAAAATCTTGTTAGTGAAAAATCTTTTGAACTACCTAAAATTAAGGAAATTCCACAAGAAAAAGACATTATAAAATCAGATAGCGAAAAAGGGTCTGACAATTCGGGCTTCGTAAAAGTTAAGACGggtaaacaaaagaaaaaacgaCAGCAAAATGTTGATACCGTACCTGAGATTATAGAATCTGTGGGTCCTTCAACAGTTAAGGGATCTGAAATAAATGTCCTAGAACATGAAACGTCAACTAGTAAAGATcaaaaagaaacatattttgaaaaGCATTGTGATTTTGTAGAAAATAGTCCTAAACAAGATGAACTGGAAACGTTAAGTATAGCTACTCCTGATTTGATTCAATACCCTAGATCTACAAGTCAACAACACTTTgacgataataataatgatacaatAATTGAAGAAATATCAACGACGGATGAGTTTAAATTGGGTATTCCTATTTATACAGCAACACCTATTATTCAAGGATCAGGTGAATCACCCGAAGCTAAAACTATTACTGAACCAATAGATGTTAAAGTTACTGAAGTAACTTCACCGACCATTAGCACTAGCAATGacaaaaatgatataaagtCCAGAATTATTGAAGTGAACAACGATATGGAAGAATTAAGGCGATCCATTGAAAGATCATTGGCAGAATTAACAGGTGCTGAAATATGCACTACTGAAGTAGATAAAGAGTTTGAAgagttatttcaaaatcaaatggAAGACTCACAACGAACAAAACGACCAGAGGATAAATTAGAAAGTTTACAAGCAGAACAATTGAAATCAGATGAAACAATTATGAAGTCGCAGAAAGAAAGTGTTGATACAGAAATCGTCAGAGTAagtaaattgaatacaattattgaaataaaatctgaaCAAGCAGACGCAACCATTAACCAACCGATATCTACTGAGGATAGTACCGAAAAGCCTGATATGGAATCGGATGCAACAAGTACAGTTCCTATTTGTCCAGCTAGAAGTAAAGGTAAAAGCAAATCAaagaaaaaaggtaaaaaagaaACTTTATCTACCAGTAGTAACAATTCCACTACTCAACAGTCAGACACTACGAAAAAAGACACACCTAAAACCTCTAAATCTAATAATTCTGATAAATCTGATCAAAAACCTGAATCATCAAAAGAAAAAGGTAAACAACAATCAGTAAATCCTACTGGAGATTCTGATCCtaatttgaaacatttgaaGTTGGATTTGTCTTTTGAGCCAATAGAAAATTTTGAAGACGCTCTTACATCTAGCGCTGATGACGTCAATAAaacttttgaaataattgtaaacGAAGCAACTGAATCGTTACGACAAAACAAtccacaaataaatataatagctCCGAAAGAAGATACCGAAGAAAAGAATAAAGAAAAGAAGCGAAAACAAAATCCTGCATCGCAGCCAAAAAACTTATTAGGCAAACCCAACATTCCTGCATCATCGAATAAAACTGATtacaaaaaggaaaaaaataaacctcCCAATTCAATACAagctaaagttaaaataaaggaTTCTGTGGAAATcgaaaaattcaataaagatttaaaagaaTCTCATATCgatggtaaaaataaattaaataaacagagtAATGGTCCCGatacttattcatatttatcGAACACGAACGaagatttcatttataaatacagtttCCGTAAAGTTTTCCTACAAAGTAGTTGCCACGTTTGTAAGAAGGCGTTGATACACAGATTCCCTTGTAAGTtttgttcattagttttctactgCAGTCAAAAACATCACGACGAAGATTGGGCTAGGCATCAATTCTTGTGTTTCGCTGTTTCCACAATTGCTCATCTAAAAG aaCAAAAACACATCTACGCTGATGCTCAAAATATTACCGGACAGGACTATCGCGTGCTTAGAATGCAAATGATTCTGTCTTGTGAAAAGATACTAAAACGAAAGCTGGTACCTTGGGAACAAGAGGCCTTGCTGTATCCTAGACTTTGTGCGGATACAAGTTGTAGACAATGGAAGCAAACGAAACTGAAAGATTGTGAGGGATGTGGTCAG ATATCATACTGTGCTGATCATCCAGATCATCTGCCTTTATCTCACCAACGTTGGTGCAAATCCTACGCTCTATATCAGAAACTTGTGAACTATCAACAAACGAAAGGAAGGCTGGAACCTAAGCTCCCCACCAAAGTTATGGAGCATTACAGAATACCAGAGAAAATGAATGAGGTGCTTGGAGCTATGTATGAGGAAAAAATTG acATGGATGAGATTCAGTACGCAGCGTTGACGCAACTTGCATCAGCACCATTGACAGCAGCGTACGGTTATCAGATCTACAGCACCAAGATGAACTCGACATGCGCTAATGGAGTCTTAAAG AAGACCACGTTCACTATCCACGCAGTGGGTACAGACCTTCAATTCGAAGCTGATGCCTTGAACAAGTGGGAAATATTCTTCTTACACTTGCGGCCTGATGTCCAAGATCTGAGAGTGGTGCTTGTTGGACCAGACCTGAATCCTTCAGAACTTCCTCTGGAATTACTTGGAAAAATCAA GCTATGTGAGAACTGTCGTGCAAACAAACGCAGAGTGATGTTTCACTTCCACGACAAGGAAACGTACCACGAATATTATTCCGGCGACGACTTTATCACACCAGAT